From Parasteatoda tepidariorum isolate YZ-2023 chromosome 1, CAS_Ptep_4.0, whole genome shotgun sequence, one genomic window encodes:
- the LOC107441988 gene encoding juvenile hormone acid O-methyltransferase, with product MYKKVPSHTISFYLPQNIQISNNSLFRPLKMNDPALYIKSNPFQVRDATQILGIFKKQISSDETDIILDIGCGPGDVTTGILKPVIGRFELLLGVDRSKSMVQYARQHCEDEDVLFEELDIAGDVTDFRDDWGTFTKIFSFYCLHWIKDIEKALSNIEYLMRKGGECLLVFVAQCPVFEMYEIMAKDDKWKTYMEDVNNFIPKTQNTAQPAFLFSQMLENAGITTINCATMNRSFAFPSTNMLQDCVVAVNPFIKRIPTQQRDEYIEECIRTLSAIRLEKGSANENEAYSFSYKLLVAHGLKN from the exons ATGTATAAAAAGGTTCCATCCCACACAATTTCTTTTTACCTACCCCAGAAcattcaaatttcaaacaacTCACTTTTCAG GCCACTAAAAATGAACGATCCAGCACTCTACATAAAATCAAATCCTTTTCAAGTAAGAGATGCAACTCAAATTCTCGGCATATTTAAGAAGCAGATCTCATCGGATGAGACTGACATCATTCTGGATATCGGATGTGGACCTGGAGATGTGACAACAGGGATTTTAAAACCTGTGATAGGGAGATTTGAGTTGCTGCTCGGTGTGGACAGATCCAAAAGCATGGTTCAATATGCAAGACAACACTGTGAGGACGAAGATGTTTTATTTGAGGAGTTAGATATAGCAGGGGACGTCACTGATTTCAGAGATGATTGGGGAACATTCACCAAGATATTCTCTTTCTACTGTCTTCACTGGATTAAGGATATAGAGAAAGCATTGTCCAACATAGAATATTTGATGCGCAAGGGTGGAGAATGCTTATTAGTTTTTGTGGCACAATGCCCAGTGTTTGAGATGTATGAAATAATGGCAAAAGATGACAAATGGAAAACATACATGGAA gatGTGAACAACTTCATACCAAAAACTCAAAACACAGCACAGCCGGCTTTCTTATTTTCTCAAATGTTGGAAAATGCTGGAATCACAACAATCAATTGTGCTACAATGAATCGAAGCTTTGCCTTTCCGTCAACAAACATGCTTCAag ACTGTGTTGTTGCTGTCAACCCTTTTATCAAAAGAATACCAACGCAACAGAGAGATGAATACATAGAAGAGTGCATAAGAACACTTTCTGCCATCAGATTGGAAAAAGGAAGTGCAAATGAAAATGAAGCTTACAGTTTTTCATACAAGCTTCTAGTGGCACATGGCCTGAAAAACTGA